The genome window ATTGTCGTGACTGCCCTGATTCAGTCAAGTACAGGGGTTACAGTTATCACGGTTGGACTGGTCAGCGCTAGCCTTCTAACTCTTAGACAGGCTATCGGAATTATCATGGGAGCCAACATCGGAACCACCGTCACTTCCTTTATCATCGGTTTCAAGCTTGGCGAGTATGCTTTACCCTTGATTTTCCTTGGAACCATGTTCCTCTTCTTTACAAAAAACAGAACAGCAAACAATATCGGGCGCATCCTGTTTGGTGTAGGCGGAATCTTCTACGCCCTCAACCTCATCAGTGCCGGTATGAGTCCGCTTAAAGATTTACCACAATTCAAGGAATATATGGTAACCTTGGGACAAAATCCTATTTTAGGAGTAGTCGCCGGTGCAGTGATTACCGTCCTCATCCAAGCTTCTTCTGCGACAATCGGGATTTTGCAAGGTCTCTATGCAGGTGGATTCCTTGACCTTAAAGGTTCTCTACCAGTTCTCTTCGGGGATAATATCGGGACAACCCTAACAGTTATCATCGCGGCAGCTGGAGCCAATGTCTCTGCGAAACGCGTTGCTGCAACCCACGTCACCTTTAACGTATTAGGAACTATTCTTTGCTTGATTTTATTAGGCCCCTTCACTGCTATGATTGAGTACTTCCAAGCACTCCTTCACCTCTCACCTGAGATGACCATCGCCTTCTCGCACGGTGCCTTTAACGTAAGTAACACCATTGTACAATTTCCCTTCATCGGAGCCTTGGCCTACTTCGTAACCAAGCTCATCCCTGGTGAAGACGAGGTTGTCAAGTACGAGCCCCTTTATCTCGACGAACAACTTATCCAACAATCTCCTTCTATCGCTCTAGGAAATGCCAAAAAAGAACTTTTGCACTTGGGGAACTATGCAGCAAAAGCTTTTGACCTTTCTTATAACTATATCATCGGTTTGGATGAAAAGGTAGCTGAAAAAGGGCACAAGACAGAGGAAGCCATCAACACCATTGATGAAAAACTCACTCGTTACCTCATCAGACTTTCAAGCGAATCCTTGAGCCAAAAGGAAAGCGAAGTGTTGACTAACATTCTGGATTCATCTCGTGATTTGGAACGGATTGGGGATCATGCAGAAGCCCTAATCAATCTGACCGACTACCTTCAACGTAAAAATGTCGAATTCTCTGAGGCTGCTTTGCAGGAATTGGCTGATATTTATCAAAAAACTACTGGCTTTATCAAGGATGCCCTTGATAGCGTGGAAAACAATGATATTGAAAAAGCTCAGAGTCTGATTGAACGCCATAAAGAAATCAACAATATGGAACGCATTCTCAGAAAAACCCACATCAAACGCCTTAACAAGGGTGAGTGCTCAACACAAGCTGGGGTCAACTTTATCGACATCATTTCTCACTACACTCGTGTATCTGACCACGCTATGAACCTAGCTGAAAAGGTCATCGCTGAACAAATCTAAGTACCAAAAAGCTATCCTGAATAGGATGGCTTTTTCTCTTAATCAAGAATGTCTTTTCTGACATATAAAAAATACTTTGATTCACAGTGGAATCAAAGCATTTTAAAGAGTTCACCAAACATAATAGCAGAAATTGCAGTGCCCCTGTACTTGGCCTCTTCTCTTTTGATAAAGCGCGCCAAGTTGATCAATTCAGGTTCTGGGTGTTTGGGATTGATGAGCAATTCGCGATTGACAAGTCCTGAGAGTCGGACTGCTAGTAATTGCTCATTTGTAGTGGGTAGTTTTTTAGCAGTCTCTAGGAGAGCAGCAACTAAATCTTCACTCAAGCCCTGACGAGCATGGTTATAGAGATCTCTTATAAGGCTTTCTAGGTTTGGTTCTGCCATCCTGACCACCTTCCCTTATGTTTAATAATTTTTAATCAAATCAACCGTTGAACGGTCCAATTTTTTCACCAAGGCTTGCAAGAAAGCTTGGGCTTCTAGGAAGTCATCCATCGCGTAGAGAGTTTGGTGAGAATGGATATAACGGGCACAGACACCGATAGTTGTAGATGGGACACCACCATTTTTCAGATGAGCTGCTCCAGCGTCTGTTCCACCTTTTCCACAGTAGTATTGGTACTTGATGCCAGCTTCTTCAGCCGTTGTCAAAAGGAAATCCTTCATACCTGGGAGAAGCAAGTGACCTGGATCATAGAAACGAATCAAGGTTCCATCCCCAATCTTGCCTTGGCCACCATAAACATCACCAGCAGGTGAACAGTCAACGGCTAGGAAAACTTCTGGATCAAACTTAGTTGTAGAAGTATGAGCCCCACGGAGACCAACTTCTTCTTGGACATTAGAACCAAGATAGAGTTCATTTCCCAGTTTTTGACCTGATAAAGCTTCAGCTAGCTCGCTTACCATGAGGACACCATAGCGGTTGTCCCAAGCTTTTGAGATGATATTTTTTTCATTGGCTGTCAAGATCGCTGAGCTATCTGGTACGACGGTATCACCAGGACGGATTCCAAAACTTTCTGCCTCGGCCTTATCCGAAAAGCCACCATCAAAAATGATATCTGCAATAGCTGGCATGCTTGGTCCACCTGTTCCACGTGTCAAATGTGGAGGGACAGAACCCGAAATCACAGGAATTTCACGACCATCACGAGTAAAGAGTTTAAAGCGTTGGCTGCTGACCACCATAGGGTTCCAGCCACCGATTTCAACGACACGGAAGGTACCATCTGGCTTAATCTCACTAACCATAAAACCAACTTCGTCCATATGAGAAGCGACCAAGATGCGTGGTGCATCCGCAGCTTCTGAATGTTTAATTCCAAAAATACCGCCCAGACCATCTGTCACCACTTCATCTACGTGCGGTGTCAACTTTTCACGAAGATAAGTCCGGACAGGTGCCTCATGACCTGAGATCGCAGGGATTTCTGTTACTTCTTTTATTTTTGAAAATAATGTTGTCATATCAGTTCCTTCTTTCTGTCCTCCATTTTACCACTTTTTATAGAAGAAGGATAGTGGGAAGGTAGATTGGTTTTTACTCAGTTTTCCAATAAAAGAGAGGGGCAGATATTATTTCAAGAATTTTTCTTTCTTTTTACATTAAATTGTCAGAATATTTATTGACAGATTAAAGAAATCGTGTTACATTTATATCCGCAGGTATCTAACGATACCAAATCTATTTGAAAGGACGGGGGTATGAAACTCTCTCATTTTTTAACTGGCTTACTTCTACTCCTGGTCTTTCTCTCCATCAGCATTGGAACCAGTGATTTTTCTTGGGAGAAATTTTTTGCTTTCGACCAGCAGACCTGGCTTCTCTTTCAAGAGTCGCGTCTTCCAAGGACCATCAGTATTCTCCTTGCAGCCTCTAGTATGAGCATAGCAGGGCTCCTCATGCAGACCATTACTCAAAATCAATTTGCTGCACCGAGTACAGTTGGAACCACTGAAGCCGCCAAACTGGGAATGGTGCTGAGCCTCTTTGTCTTTCCGTCTGCGACTCTGACCCAAAAGATGCTCTTTGCTTTTGTTTCATCCATCGTATTTACCCTCTTCTTTCTGGCCTTTATGACTATTTTTTCTGTAAAGGAAAGGTGGATGTTGCCTCTGATTGGAATTATCTATAGCGGGATTATTGGTTCCGTGACAGAAGTTATCGCTTATCGTTTCAATCTGGTTCAGAGTATGACCGCTTGGACTCAGGGCTCCTTCTCCATGATTCAGACAAATCAGTATGAGTGGCTCTTCTTAGCTCTACTGATCCTGATTGCCGTTTGGAAATTGTCCCAAACCTTCACCATCATGAATCTAGGAAAAGAAGCTAGCGAGAGTTTGGGCATTTCTTACTCCCTACTTGAAAAACTGGCCCTCTTTCTAGTGGCACTAACGACAAGTGTCACCATGATTACCGTGGGTGCCTTGCCATTTCTCGGGGTCATCGTTCCCAATCTTGTCCGCAAGCGCTATGGAGATAATCTGAGCCAAACCAAACTCATGGTCGCTCTGGTCGGAGCCAATCTGGTTCTGGTCTGCGACATCCTCTCTCGAGTCTTGATTCGGCCCTATGAGCTGTCTGTCAGTCTCCTGCTAGGAATCATCGGTAGCCTCGTCTTTATCCTACTTCTCTGGAGAGGGGAGCGAAAAGATGCAGTCTAAAAGCAAACATGTGAAACTCTTCTGCCTTCTCATTATTCTGGCCATTGGAGCTTGTCTCCTCTACTTTTGGCCTATCACTAACCTGTCTGCCTTTGCCTGGAAGCTGCGTTCCCAAAAAATCATCGTTTATCTCTTGGTAGCCATCGCGACAGGGATTTCGACCATCAGTTTTCAAACCCTGACGGAAAATCGCTTTCTGACGCCAAGTATTTTGGGAATCGAATCCTTCTATGTCTTGCTACAGACCCTGCTGCTGATATTTGAAAGCAAATTTCTACAGCTTGGAAAGTCTCCTATCTTAGAATTTCTAGTCTTGCTTCTTGTTCAATCCCTCTTCTTTCTCGCCTTACAAGGCTACTTGAAGAGACTGATGAAGCAAGATCTGGTCTTCATCCTGCTGATCTGTCTAGCACTCGGAAGTCTCTTTCGAAATATCAGTACCTTCCTTCAGGTCCTAATGGATCCAAATGAATACGATAAACTGCAGAACAGTCTCTTTGCTTCCTTTCAACATCTCAACACTTCCATCCTAGCCATCGGTTCTCTGATCATCCTCGCCTTAACAATCTTTTTCTTCCGAAAAGTAGTCATTCTGGATGTCTTGCACCTGCAAAGAGAAACAGCTCAGATATTGGGACTCGATATTGAAAAAGAACAGAGAGAACTCCTCTGGGGTATCGTGCTTTTGACCTCAACAGCCACTGCCTTGGTAGGGCCTATGGCCTTCTTCGGCTTTATGCTAGCCAATCTCACTTACCTGATTGTCAAAGATTATCGGCACAAATTGCTCTTTATCGTAGCCATTCTGATTGGATTTATTAGTTTGACCTTGGGGCAAGCCCTCATCGAACGAGTCTTTGCTCTGGAAATTCGCATCAGCATGATCATCGAGAGTGTGGGTGGTTTCTTATTCTTTATCTTACTATATAGGAGGGCGCGTCGGTGAAACTGGAAAACATTGACAAATCCATTCAAAAACAGGATATTTTGCAAGACATTTCCCTTGAAGTCAGTCCTCAGAAACTGACAGCCTTCATTGGTCCAAATGGTGCTGGAAAATCAACCCTTCTCTCCATCATGAGCAGACTGACCAAGAAAGATCAGGGAATCCTCAGTATCAAAGGCCGTGAAATCGAGAGTTGGAATTCGCAAGAACTAGCCAAAGAGCTCACCATCCTAAAGCAGAAAATCAATTACCAAGCCAAATTGACCGTTGAAGAACTGGTCAGTTTTGGACGTTTTCCCTACAGCCGTGGCCGACTGAAGGCAGAAGACTGGGAAAAAATCCGAGAAACTCTAGACTATCTGGAACTGACAAACTTAAAAGACCGCTACATCGATAGTCTGTCTGGCGGACAGCTCCAACGTGTCTTTATCGCTATGGTACTGGCTCAGGATACGGACTTTATCTTGCTAGACGAACCACTCAACAACCTCGATATCAAGCAAAGCGTCAGCATGATGCAGATTCTTCGGCGACTGGTGGAAGAACTAGGCAAGACCATTATCATCGTCCTCCACGATATCAACATGGCTAGCCAGTATGCGGATGAAATTGTTGCCTTCAAGGACGGTCAAGTCTTTTGCAAGGGAACGACTGCTCAAATCATGCAGGCTGACCTGCTCAGTCAACTCTATGAGATTCCCATCACGCTGGCGGATATCAATGGCAAAAAGATCTGTATCTATAGCTAGTAACTCAGAAAATCATGTTAGAGAATTCTCTGTCTCTTAGTCAATAAGCCCCAGAGACTCCCTAGATCGTTATCACATTTTAAAAAGGAGAAATCATGAAAACATCCCTTAAACTTTATCTCACTGCCCTAGCAGCCAGCTTCTTGCTCTTACTTGGTGCATGTAGTACAACTAAAACTACGAAGCAAACAGAGACAAGTAGCTCTGCTCCAACAGAGATAACTATTAAAAGTTCACTAGACGAGGTCAAACTTTCAAAGGTTCCTGAAAAGATTGTGACCTTTGATCTCGGTGCTGCGGATACTATTCGCGCTTTAGGTTTTGAAAAGAACATCGTCGGAATGCCTACAAAAACTGTTCCGACTTACCTAAAAGATCTTGCAGGAAATGTCAACAATGTGGGTTCCATGGTTGAACCAGACCTAGAAGCCATTGCTGCTCTTGAACCAGACCTAATTATCGCTTCACCACGTACTCAAAAATTCGTAGACAAGTTCAAAGAAATTGCTCCAACCGTGCTCTTCCAAGCAAGTAAGGACGACTACTGGACTTCTACTAAGGCCAATATCGAATCCCTAGCAAGTGCCTTCGGTGAAACTGGTACACAGAAAGCCAAAGAAGAATTAGCTAATCTAGATAAGAGTATCCAAGAAGTCGCAACTAAGAATGAAAGTTCTGACAAAAAAGCCCTTGCCATCCTCCTCAATGAAGGAAAAATGGCTGCCTTTGGTGCCCAATCTCGTTTCTCTTTCTTGTACCAAACCTTGAAATTCAAGCCAACAGACACCAAATTTGAAGACTCTCGCCACGGACAGGAAGTCAGCTTTGAAAGTGTCAAAGAAATCAACCCTGACATCCTCTTTGTCATCAACCGTACCCTTGCCATCGGTGGGGACAACTCAAGTAACGATGGCGTCCTAGAAAATGCCCTCATCGCTGAAACTCCTGCCGCTAAAAATGGTAAAATTATCCAACTAACACCAGACCTCTGGTATCTAAGTGGTAGCGGGCTTGAATCAACTAAACTCATGATTGAAGACGCACAAAAAGCTTTGAAATAAACAAGAAAACCCAACATCAAATGATGTTGGGTTATTTTTTTTCTTGATTTCGTTTGAGAGAAAAATGGTCTGGGACGGGATCTTTTCCTATTGGCGACCAAGGATGGCATCGGAAAATTCGAGCCAAGCCCATCAGAACACCCTTGAAACCATGCTTTTCAATAGCCTGAATCATATAGTTGGAACAAGTCGGCTCAAAGCGACAAGAGGGGGGAAAGGCTGGTGAGATAAAACGTTGGTAAAAGCGTACTGGCGCTATTAAGATTCGTTTCATTATTTCTTGGTTACAGCCATGGTGTGTAGTTGGCTGATTTCTTTTTTATTAAGGCGACGGGATTCTCCTGGACGAAGACCTGTCAAGTCTAGGTGTCCGAAACGTGTCCGAGACAGTTTATCAACTTGAAGACCGACGGCTTCAAACATCTTTTTAACCTGATGGTTACGCCCTTCATGGATAGTCAACTGTACCACAGAGCGGTTTTTGACTGGATCCACTTTGAGAATTTCATAAACAGCTGGCTTGGTTTTCTTGCCATCAATCTCAAGACCGCGGGTCAAGGGGCGGAGATTGTCCTTATTAGCCACACCTTTAACACGCGCAACATAGACCTTGTCAATCTCATTACGGGGGTGAATCATCTCATCCGTAAAGTCCCCATCATTGGTCAAAATCAAAACCCCTGATGTATCCCAGTCCAAACGTCCCACAGGGTAAATGCGTTCTTTAACATTGGGCAAGAGGTCCACAACAGTCTTGCGGCCCTTGTCATCTGTCACACTGGAAATCACTCCACGTGGTTTGTTAAGCAGATAGTAAACCTTTTCTTCGTTGTAGATGGGCTGACCTTCCACTTCGACCTTATCTCCAGACTTGATGGTCGTTGCGAGTTCACGCACCACTTGGCCGTTAACCGTCACCAAGCCTTGCTTGATTAGTTCTTCTGCTTTTCTCCTACTGGCCACACCTGCGTGGGCAATATATTTATTGATTCTCATCTTCTTCTATCCTTTCACCAAATAATTGGCTTTCTTGGGCTTGAATCTCAAGCTCATCAATCACTGGTAATTCTTCCAAATGGTTAATCCCCATGTAATCTAGGAAATAATCCGTAGTCACATAGAGGTTTGGTCGCCCAAGAACTTCTTTTTTTCCATCTTCTCTTATCAATTCAAAAGCCTGCAACTTTGCCAAGGCTCCACTCGAGTTGACCCCACGAATAGCATCAATTTCTATCCGCGTGATAGGTTGCTTGTAGGCAATGATGGACAAGGTCTCAAGAGCAGCCCGAGACAAACTCTGGTTGATAGGCGCCTTGGAGTATTCCTTCAAAATCTCTGCAAATTGAGGCTTGGTGACCAATCTGTAAGCACCACCTGTCTCGATCAGGGACAAGCTCGACTCTTGGTCTTCTTCATACTTTTGGGTTAATTTTTCTAAACTCTGTTGGATGCCTGTCGGGGGAAGCGATAGGAGTTCAGCCAACTGACGGACCCGAATCCCATCTTCACCTGCTACAAACAAGAGTGCTTCTATTTCTGCTAAAGTACTCATCTTTCCTCTCTATCAAGTCTAGCTTTGTGCCTCTTGACTTTCTTCCTTCTTTTCCATGAGATAGATATCTCCGAAACTCTCCTCTTGCACGAGGATCAGTTCCTGGGTTTTGATTAACTCTAGGGTCGCCAAAAAGAGGGTAATAACCTCTTGGACATTCTGGGCTTCCTTGAACAAATCCTGCAAGCGCAACTGGTCTCGTCCAGTCAAGGACTCTTTTACGATGACCATCATGTCCTCAATCTTATATTCATCTCGCAAGATAGTTGTATGATTCTGAGCAAATTCCTCTTTTTTCTTGGCTAGGATATTTGAAAAAGCCAAAAAGAGGTCAATGGTCGTCTTGTCATGCACAAGCTCCGCATCTTCGTAGATCAACTCTGTTGGCGCTTTGGAATAGTACTGGGCCCGATCTTGGTGCTTAGCCTCCAAGTGCTCACCCAAGAGCTTGAACTTGCGGTATTCTTCGATTTGAGAGAGAAGGTCTTGTTCCAGGTCATCCTCTAAGTCTGTCACTTCTGCTACCTTTGGCAAGAGCTTGCGGCTCTTGATCAGCATGAGCTGACTGGCCATAACCATATACTCGCCCGTTACTTCCAGACGCATGGCCTGCAAGGTTGAGACATAGGCTAGATACTGTTCGATAACTTCCGTAATGGGCACATCGTAGATATCCATCTGGTACCTAGAAACCAAGTGCAAGAGCAGGTCCAGGGGCCCTTCAAAATCTTTTAATTTAATATCCATTATCTATATTTTTCTAAGGTCAGTACTGTTTTTAATCCTAATTTTTTTGCAATTTCGTACAAATCGACCTTGTTTTCTATTTGTCTTAGAATGAACTGTTCCCGCAAGGCTTGAGCGGATAAGGTGGGGAAACCTTTCTCCTTGACAAAGGACTCCAGCTGACGAAAGGCCCACTGACGAGAATAGGTTTTCCCACTCCTTTCAAAGAGATAGGTCTGCCCCATCAAGGGTTCCAATTCTGGAGTCAAGGTCGTGGGTATGGTGACAATCCTCTGTTGGGAAGCCTTGCTGATTCGCAACACCTGAAAATCCAGATTGATATCTGCAACCTTAAGGACTAAAATCTCACTTGGCAAGAGTCCCATTTCTAGGATTAAGAGCGCTATCAAGCGTCCTTCTGGATAGTCACTTTCCTGCCAAAAAGACTCCAGGTCTAACAGTGCTGGCTTTTCGGTCTTCTTTTCAGCTTGTTTGGCTAATTCCAAGCGGTAAAAACTGTCCACCTCTCCTCTTTGATAGAGAAAGTAAAGAAATTGATTACAGGCCGAAAGTTTTCGCTTCTGGGCACTCATTTTTAGATTGGCTAGCTGTGCTTGGTAAATCTTGAGACTGGTCTCAGAGACCCGCTCCCCTACCATATCTAAAAATTGCTCCAAATCATACCTATAAGACTGCTTTGAATTAGCAGACAAGCCCTGCTTTTTTTCTAAGAAGGCTGAAATGCTATCTCTCATTTGCATCGAATCTCATATTCCTTACTAAAGTCATGCAAGAGGGCATTGACTGCCTTGAGGATGGACTTGCGCGTGATGATTCCTTGAAAAATCCCTTCATCATCTACCACTGGCAAGAAAGGTTCATCCACCAGTTTATGGAGGACCTCTGTGATGTTATAGTCTGGAGCGACGACTGCCACATCTGTCTTAGTCATATTGACGATGTCTGTCTTTGCCATCTGCTCATCCGTCAAACCTTGCTCCATTTGATAAGCCAAAATGTCTCTCAGACCAATAGTCCCGACAAAGCGTTTATCAAAGGTCACAACAGGGATACGGGTATAAGTGATTTGGCTCAACACTAAAATCGCATGATCAGCATTATGGGTATCAATCAAGGCTGCTAGATTCTCAGCGGGGGTAAGAAAAGTCTCTTCCTGCTCCAATAAAAATGCTTCAAATTCCTTGGCAATCATCGAGCAAACTCCCTGGACAAGCCTGGATAAATCTCATGATCACGTGTCAAAAAGTCTACTTTGAAATAGCTGTCATCAATCTCCACACGGGCATAGAGACATTCTCTAATAGTGCCTCGTGGTTGGCTGATGGAACCTGGATTTAGAAAAAGAGTCTTTCCTTCCATCCAAGCATTTGGGACATGCAAGTGACCATAGAGACAGATGTCCGCTTCTTCTTCCTGAGCCCAGTAGTCCAACTTTTGAAAGTTGAAATTGATATCAAATAAGTGTCCGTGAGTCTGGATGATCTTGGTCGGACCAAGTTGAGTCACCAAACGTTCTGGGTAGCCAGCATAAAAGTCCATATTTCCTTTGACGACATGGATGCCTTCCCAAAGCGGAGAGTCTGGACGGAGTTCTGAGTCACCATCGTGAAAAATGGCATCAACTTTACCCAGATAGCGGTCACGGATTTCTTCCACAATCAAGCTATCTCCGTGGGAGTCACTCATTACAATGATGGTTTGCTTTGCCATGATGGAAATACCTCCAAAAGTTTCTTAACGGCTAAGGCACGGTGGGATTGGCTATTTTTTTCTTCAAGGGTTAATTCGGCTGATGATTTACCTGTCTCTCCTACAAGGAAGAGGGGATCATAGCCAAAACCATTTTCACCCTTAGGTTCAAAATTAATGTAGCCTGGCCAGTCAGCTTCAACAACCAAACTTTCCTTATTTGGACTGGCTACAACTAGGGTTGTGTGGAACTGAGCCGAACGGTCCTTGAGATCAAAGACCATGGCCAATTCGTGCAAGAGCTTGGCATTATTTTCACGGTCAGTGGCGCCGACTCCTGCAAAACGGGCTGACCAGACACCTGGCAAGCCACCAAGGACATCGACTTTGAGACCTGAGTCATCTGCTAGAACCATCTTGCCTGTTAATTGGGAAATGGTTTCTGCTTTGAGGCGGGCATTTTCTTCAAAGGTCATGCCTGTTTCAGCTACTTCAGGTAAATCTGGATAGTCATTGAGATTTTCCACATCATAGCCTAGTTTGTCAAAGATTGCTCGGAACTCCTTGGTCTTGCCTTCGTTTCGAGTCGCTATCAACAAGGTTTCTCTAACCTTGCTAGTTTCAAAGAAGACTTCTACATCAACACCTTCTTTAGGCAATTCTACATGCAGGAGTTGCCCATTTTCAACCAAGAGCAGGGCTCCCTGACGTTGGATGACTTCCAAGTTACGTCCTGCTTCTGCATTTAAAATCTCAACGATAAAGGAGAGCAGACGGAAGTTAGAAGACCAGCGCATCACCGTTATCGTAATTGGAAAGCCGTTTTCCTCATCACGAAAAATCCGCGCCAAATCCATAAAATCAAGCTCAAGAGGATCTTTGATGAGGCTGTAGATGCCTCCATAGACATCCCAGACACCGACATACCAGTCCTGGTCGTCCTTGTATTCATAAATTTTGTTTGTCATAATGTTACATGCTCCACATGAATCTCTTTTTCCAGCCATTCTTCCCCAATCTGGGCAAAACTTTGGCTGCTGGCTGTTGTGTAAAAACGGTGCTGGAGTGGTCCGGCATCGCGACCACGATTGATTTCAAAATAATTGAGTAAAACTGAGATATCTCGTACGCACTCTGCCCCACTATCGATCAGCTGAACCTTCGGTCCCATGACATTCTGGATGATAGGGCGAAGGAGCGGATAATGAGTACAACCTAGAATCAGGCTATCCACTTTTCCGACCAAGGGACGCAGGGTTTCATAAACTACTTTCTTGGTTACACTGGTTGATAAGGCACCAGACTCGACCAAGGGGGCAAACTTGGGACAGGCCAAACTCTCCACCTGTAAATCCGGATCCAGATCATGGATTTTCTGACGGTAGATGTCTGATTGTACCGTCATGGGGGTTCCAATCACTCCGATTTTCCCGCCTTGACTGGACTTGATAGCTGCCGAAGCTCCTGGCAAAATCACACCTAGGACGGGAATGTCTAGTTTTGCCTTGATTTCTTCCCAGACGACCGCAGTCGCAGTATTACAAGCAATGACAATCATTTTGACATCCTTGGTCAAGAGAAAGTTGACCAACTGCCAAGTATATTCACGAATTTGCTCAGCAGGACGGGGGCCATAGGGTGCCCGTGCTGAATCTCCAATATAGACGATTTCTTCATGGGGAAGCTGGCGCATGAGCTCTCGTACAACGGTCAAACCCCCGACACCTGAATCCAAAAAACCAATTGGTCGATTATCCATACAGTCTTCTTTCTAGTCTTTTTTTCTGATTGATAGTTCATCATGATTCCTTGTCCTGAACGATTTGACCGACAGCTTGATAGAATGTCAACTGCCTCTCTCTTAATCATAATCAAATATCAATAGAATGCAAGGAAAAAGTCTTATCCTTGAGAACTATTGAACATAGTGAGAAGTCTGGAACTTTCATCCCAGACTTTTCCTATTTATTTCTTTTTGTTCTTAGCAAGGGCTGCTTTTTGTTGACGGATGATTTGGTGGTAAACTTGTTGTACCTTGGCTTCACTTGGTTTTTGACCATTTGCGCTCAAGAGAGCACGAACTGCCTCAGCGTTCAAACGTGGGTTGTCCGCAAATTCTTTTTCGATTTGCTTACGAACCAAATACATACCTCCAAGAGCTCCTCCTAGAAAAGCTAGTACAATCAAGATAATTGCTAAAATAAGATCCATAATCTTTCTCCTGTTTCTTTTTGAGTCTACTATATTATACCATAAAATGACTTTTCTGACTAGTTTGTTTTACGCTTTCAGGGAGGGGTTAAGCCAATT of Streptococcus oralis contains these proteins:
- the yidD gene encoding membrane protein insertion efficiency factor YidD, which produces MKRILIAPVRFYQRFISPAFPPSCRFEPTCSNYMIQAIEKHGFKGVLMGLARIFRCHPWSPIGKDPVPDHFSLKRNQEKK
- a CDS encoding iron chelate uptake ABC transporter family permease subunit; this translates as MQSKSKHVKLFCLLIILAIGACLLYFWPITNLSAFAWKLRSQKIIVYLLVAIATGISTISFQTLTENRFLTPSILGIESFYVLLQTLLLIFESKFLQLGKSPILEFLVLLLVQSLFFLALQGYLKRLMKQDLVFILLICLALGSLFRNISTFLQVLMDPNEYDKLQNSLFASFQHLNTSILAIGSLIILALTIFFFRKVVILDVLHLQRETAQILGLDIEKEQRELLWGIVLLTSTATALVGPMAFFGFMLANLTYLIVKDYRHKLLFIVAILIGFISLTLGQALIERVFALEIRISMIIESVGGFLFFILLYRRARR
- a CDS encoding siderophore ABC transporter substrate-binding protein, translating into MKTSLKLYLTALAASFLLLLGACSTTKTTKQTETSSSAPTEITIKSSLDEVKLSKVPEKIVTFDLGAADTIRALGFEKNIVGMPTKTVPTYLKDLAGNVNNVGSMVEPDLEAIAALEPDLIIASPRTQKFVDKFKEIAPTVLFQASKDDYWTSTKANIESLASAFGETGTQKAKEELANLDKSIQEVATKNESSDKKALAILLNEGKMAAFGAQSRFSFLYQTLKFKPTDTKFEDSRHGQEVSFESVKEINPDILFVINRTLAIGGDNSSNDGVLENALIAETPAAKNGKIIQLTPDLWYLSGSGLESTKLMIEDAQKALK
- a CDS encoding ABC transporter ATP-binding protein, which gives rise to MKLENIDKSIQKQDILQDISLEVSPQKLTAFIGPNGAGKSTLLSIMSRLTKKDQGILSIKGREIESWNSQELAKELTILKQKINYQAKLTVEELVSFGRFPYSRGRLKAEDWEKIRETLDYLELTNLKDRYIDSLSGGQLQRVFIAMVLAQDTDFILLDEPLNNLDIKQSVSMMQILRRLVEELGKTIIIVLHDINMASQYADEIVAFKDGQVFCKGTTAQIMQADLLSQLYEIPITLADINGKKICIYS
- the pepA gene encoding glutamyl aminopeptidase, translated to MTTLFSKIKEVTEIPAISGHEAPVRTYLREKLTPHVDEVVTDGLGGIFGIKHSEAADAPRILVASHMDEVGFMVSEIKPDGTFRVVEIGGWNPMVVSSQRFKLFTRDGREIPVISGSVPPHLTRGTGGPSMPAIADIIFDGGFSDKAEAESFGIRPGDTVVPDSSAILTANEKNIISKAWDNRYGVLMVSELAEALSGQKLGNELYLGSNVQEEVGLRGAHTSTTKFDPEVFLAVDCSPAGDVYGGQGKIGDGTLIRFYDPGHLLLPGMKDFLLTTAEEAGIKYQYYCGKGGTDAGAAHLKNGGVPSTTIGVCARYIHSHQTLYAMDDFLEAQAFLQALVKKLDRSTVDLIKNY
- a CDS encoding bacteriocin immunity protein — translated: MAEPNLESLIRDLYNHARQGLSEDLVAALLETAKKLPTTNEQLLAVRLSGLVNRELLINPKHPEPELINLARFIKREEAKYRGTAISAIMFGELFKML
- a CDS encoding Na/Pi cotransporter family protein, producing the protein MSINWQEILFHFLGGLGLFLYSIKTMGDGLQQAAGDRLRFYIDKYTSNPFLGVLVGIVVTALIQSSTGVTVITVGLVSASLLTLRQAIGIIMGANIGTTVTSFIIGFKLGEYALPLIFLGTMFLFFTKNRTANNIGRILFGVGGIFYALNLISAGMSPLKDLPQFKEYMVTLGQNPILGVVAGAVITVLIQASSATIGILQGLYAGGFLDLKGSLPVLFGDNIGTTLTVIIAAAGANVSAKRVAATHVTFNVLGTILCLILLGPFTAMIEYFQALLHLSPEMTIAFSHGAFNVSNTIVQFPFIGALAYFVTKLIPGEDEVVKYEPLYLDEQLIQQSPSIALGNAKKELLHLGNYAAKAFDLSYNYIIGLDEKVAEKGHKTEEAINTIDEKLTRYLIRLSSESLSQKESEVLTNILDSSRDLERIGDHAEALINLTDYLQRKNVEFSEAALQELADIYQKTTGFIKDALDSVENNDIEKAQSLIERHKEINNMERILRKTHIKRLNKGECSTQAGVNFIDIISHYTRVSDHAMNLAEKVIAEQI
- a CDS encoding ABC transporter permease encodes the protein MKLSHFLTGLLLLLVFLSISIGTSDFSWEKFFAFDQQTWLLFQESRLPRTISILLAASSMSIAGLLMQTITQNQFAAPSTVGTTEAAKLGMVLSLFVFPSATLTQKMLFAFVSSIVFTLFFLAFMTIFSVKERWMLPLIGIIYSGIIGSVTEVIAYRFNLVQSMTAWTQGSFSMIQTNQYEWLFLALLILIAVWKLSQTFTIMNLGKEASESLGISYSLLEKLALFLVALTTSVTMITVGALPFLGVIVPNLVRKRYGDNLSQTKLMVALVGANLVLVCDILSRVLIRPYELSVSLLLGIIGSLVFILLLWRGERKDAV